A section of the Kribbella sp. HUAS MG21 genome encodes:
- a CDS encoding SWIM zinc finger family protein has translation MEQVVGLAPDPASAKAGQGLARAAKWSGTGATDRALWGLCQGSGKQPYQTAVELSGPAYKCSCPSRKIPCKHVLGLMLLWAQGEVAPGEEPDWAKSWLDQRAERAERPERKPGEVADPVAAQERAARRADRVSAGLAELAGWLDDQVRQGLGAFDQRAYGELNRLAARMVDAQAPGVAGALRRAAAAVGRGHDWPGELLEELSLIHLIVSAHARLADLPPSLADTVQTRIGWSIETARVLAEGEKVDDDWLMLGRVVEPDDRLTVRRVWLRGATTGRLGLILTFAAAGRPLDPLPARPGEYVPGALSFYPGALPMRALLTQTAPRLPAPRPAGLTVRQALASYVESLAADPWNERWPLVLRDVRPARHGDGWALVDDAGDGLELLPGWDAVKLLAVSAGDPITVAGEWSRAGLRPMTCWRDGRPVML, from the coding sequence GTGGAGCAGGTGGTGGGGCTGGCGCCTGATCCTGCGTCTGCGAAGGCGGGGCAGGGGCTGGCGCGGGCTGCGAAGTGGTCCGGGACCGGTGCCACCGACCGCGCGCTCTGGGGCCTGTGCCAGGGGAGCGGGAAGCAGCCGTACCAGACCGCCGTCGAGCTGAGCGGCCCGGCGTACAAGTGCTCCTGCCCGTCCCGGAAGATCCCGTGCAAGCACGTGCTCGGCCTGATGCTGCTGTGGGCGCAGGGCGAGGTCGCGCCGGGCGAGGAGCCCGACTGGGCGAAGAGCTGGCTCGACCAGCGGGCCGAGCGCGCCGAGCGGCCTGAGCGGAAGCCGGGTGAGGTGGCGGACCCGGTGGCGGCGCAGGAACGGGCCGCGCGCCGGGCGGATCGGGTATCGGCCGGGCTCGCGGAGCTGGCCGGCTGGCTGGACGACCAGGTCCGCCAAGGCCTCGGGGCGTTCGACCAGCGGGCGTACGGCGAATTGAACCGCCTCGCCGCGCGCATGGTCGACGCGCAGGCGCCCGGTGTGGCGGGCGCGCTCAGACGGGCGGCCGCAGCAGTCGGCCGCGGCCATGACTGGCCGGGCGAACTGCTCGAAGAACTCTCGCTCATCCACCTGATCGTCTCCGCGCACGCCCGCCTCGCAGACCTCCCGCCATCACTCGCGGACACCGTGCAGACCAGGATCGGCTGGTCGATCGAGACCGCGCGCGTCCTCGCCGAGGGCGAGAAGGTCGACGACGACTGGCTGATGCTCGGCCGGGTCGTGGAGCCCGACGACCGCCTCACGGTCCGCCGGGTGTGGTTGCGCGGGGCAACGACCGGGCGCCTCGGGCTGATCCTGACATTCGCGGCGGCCGGGCGTCCGCTGGACCCGCTGCCGGCCCGCCCAGGCGAATACGTCCCCGGCGCACTCTCGTTCTACCCCGGCGCCCTCCCGATGCGCGCCCTGCTCACGCAGACCGCTCCACGCCTGCCCGCGCCGCGTCCGGCCGGTCTCACGGTCCGCCAGGCGTTGGCGTCGTACGTCGAATCGCTCGCTGCCGACCCGTGGAACGAACGCTGGCCACTGGTACTGCGCGACGTACGACCGGCTCGGCACGGCGACGGCTGGGCGCTCGTGGACGATGCGGGCGACGGGCTGGAACTCCTGCCCGGCTGGGACGCGGTCAAGCTGCTCGCGGTGTCGGCGGGTGACCCGATCACGGTCGCCGGTGAATGGAGCCGAGCGGGCCTGCGTCCGATGACCTGCTGGCGCGACGGCCGGCCGGTGATGCTGTGA
- a CDS encoding DUF5691 domain-containing protein, with the protein MSGAMKGWDGLVSSALLGTDRRPPHFEELPDHIRQRLGDGGLLDAAALATVYKRAGRKPLRDLEPLPAAPGEDGPLPRPAAVRRLAAMLGGFQTSALGEWLRTADANGWGVPPEHLPALADYARHRAEYRPLVIAAAGRRARWLAEVNPEWRFLHAAVAESNDPELWTHGNTIQRRTWLHALRQQDPAAALEALTEVWPAESATTRADFLGLFADNLTLQDEGFLESALDDRSREVRRVAARLLARLPGAQYGVRMTERLHSHLTPTQGVLAVDLPRSLTKSMERDGLDSQNPDGIGKRAWWFHQIVATTPLDAMDLDWLSTPVEGCAPEVLQSAWTEAAIRENSAEWARALLRAEASTGSRSPAELLRLLPPEEWAAAVDVLRRTVDVAELVGGLPVPWPPQLGTMILDQLVKAGTNRAWARVASIAARAVPPEVLDHPITREATGEEDTWRRRLVETLTFRSEMYQELT; encoded by the coding sequence GTGAGCGGCGCGATGAAGGGCTGGGACGGCCTGGTGAGCTCGGCGTTGCTGGGCACCGACCGGCGCCCGCCGCACTTCGAGGAGCTTCCCGACCACATCCGCCAGCGGCTGGGCGACGGCGGCCTGCTCGACGCCGCCGCGCTCGCGACCGTCTACAAGCGAGCCGGCCGCAAACCGCTGCGTGACCTCGAGCCACTCCCGGCCGCGCCGGGTGAGGATGGGCCGCTGCCACGTCCGGCCGCAGTACGGCGACTGGCTGCGATGCTCGGCGGTTTCCAGACGTCGGCGCTCGGCGAATGGTTGCGCACCGCGGACGCCAATGGCTGGGGCGTGCCGCCGGAGCACCTGCCGGCGCTGGCCGACTACGCGCGGCACCGCGCCGAGTACCGCCCGCTCGTCATCGCCGCGGCCGGCCGCCGGGCTCGCTGGCTCGCGGAGGTCAACCCCGAGTGGCGCTTCCTGCACGCGGCAGTTGCCGAGAGCAACGACCCGGAGTTGTGGACGCACGGCAACACGATCCAGCGCCGTACCTGGCTCCACGCGCTCCGCCAGCAGGACCCGGCCGCGGCGCTCGAGGCCCTCACCGAGGTCTGGCCGGCCGAGTCGGCGACCACCCGGGCCGACTTCCTCGGACTGTTCGCCGACAACCTCACGCTCCAGGACGAGGGCTTCCTGGAGTCCGCCCTCGACGACCGGTCCCGCGAGGTCCGCCGGGTCGCCGCGCGGCTGCTCGCACGGCTGCCCGGAGCGCAGTACGGCGTCCGTATGACGGAGCGCCTGCACTCGCACCTGACGCCCACGCAGGGCGTCCTCGCGGTAGACCTCCCGCGCAGCCTCACGAAGTCGATGGAACGCGACGGCCTCGACTCGCAGAACCCGGACGGCATCGGCAAACGCGCCTGGTGGTTCCACCAGATCGTTGCCACCACCCCTCTGGACGCCATGGACCTCGACTGGCTCAGCACGCCGGTCGAAGGCTGCGCGCCCGAAGTCCTGCAGTCCGCGTGGACCGAAGCGGCCATCCGGGAAAACTCGGCGGAGTGGGCCCGCGCGTTGTTGCGGGCCGAGGCGTCGACCGGCAGCCGGAGCCCCGCGGAGCTGCTCCGCCTGTTGCCGCCCGAGGAGTGGGCCGCCGCGGTCGACGTACTGCGTCGTACCGTCGACGTCGCCGAACTGGTCGGCGGCCTCCCGGTGCCCTGGCCGCCGCAGCTCGGCACGATGATCCTCGACCAGCTCGTCAAGGCCGGCACGAACCGCGCGTGGGCAAGAGTCGCCAGCATCGCGGCCCGCGCCGTACCGCCCGAAGTCCTCGACCACCCGATCACCCGCGAAGCCACCGGCGAGGAAGACACCTGGCGGCGTCGCCTCGTCGAGACCCTCACCTTCCGCAGCGAGATGTACCAGGAGCTCACATGA
- a CDS encoding DUF5682 family protein, which yields MTVHLFGIRHHGPGSARAVAAALAELEPDIVLIEGPPEADKIVELAASEEMEPPVALLAYAVDDSTRAAFWPFAVFSPEWQAIRYGLAAGVPVRFCDLPAAQQFASSGGGGRRSLSIDPLATLAAAGGYDDPERWWDDVIESRRGGAEPFTVIADAMRELRHGEEATGREAQREAYMRTVLRKAQREGFERIAVICGAWHVPALELPLPPATHDQRILKGLPKRKIACTWVPWTHGRLAAASGYGAGITSPGWYHHLFTAPDQITARWLSKVAHVLRAEDLPVSSAHVIEAVRLADTLAALRERPLAGLSEVTEATRAVLCGGNDVLLDLVTREAVVGELLGSVPGETPQAPVAADLAAHARRLRLRRDAAERVIELDLRKPNDLEKSRLLHRLRILGVHWGVPAVDERRAQGTFREMWRLAWDPGLEVELVAAGAHGTTVLGAATTVMLKAADSSTLADVTAALERSLLADLADALPPLLRGIDTRAAADADVGHLMAALPALARASRYGDVRGTDTAGLAAVAGRMVSRVCAGLARTVHGLDPEAASAVQELIDGVQDATVLLAEGVRAEWLNTLQGLSDRSSVPPLIRGRLTRLMLDTSRLPDHEVELRLGRSLSPGTPTADAAGYVEGFLAGGGLLLVHDERLLALVDTWLGGIPDDAFVEVLPLLRRTFGTFAAPERRSIGARARVLADPGSLVVADDNDLDAELAATALPVVARLLGVS from the coding sequence ATGACCGTTCACCTGTTCGGGATCCGCCACCACGGGCCGGGGTCGGCCCGGGCGGTGGCGGCGGCGCTCGCCGAACTCGAGCCGGACATCGTGCTGATCGAGGGGCCGCCGGAGGCCGACAAGATCGTCGAGCTGGCGGCGTCGGAGGAGATGGAGCCGCCGGTCGCGCTGCTGGCGTACGCCGTCGACGACTCGACGCGGGCGGCGTTCTGGCCGTTTGCGGTGTTCAGTCCGGAGTGGCAGGCGATCCGGTACGGCCTGGCCGCCGGGGTGCCGGTGCGGTTCTGCGACCTGCCGGCGGCGCAGCAGTTCGCGTCGTCGGGTGGCGGCGGGCGGCGGTCGCTGTCGATCGACCCGCTGGCGACGCTGGCCGCGGCGGGCGGGTACGACGATCCGGAGCGCTGGTGGGACGACGTGATCGAGTCGCGGCGGGGCGGCGCCGAGCCGTTCACCGTGATCGCGGACGCGATGCGGGAGCTGCGCCACGGCGAGGAGGCCACAGGTCGCGAGGCGCAGCGCGAGGCCTACATGCGGACCGTACTGCGGAAGGCGCAGCGGGAAGGCTTCGAGCGGATCGCGGTGATCTGCGGCGCCTGGCACGTCCCGGCGCTCGAGCTGCCGTTGCCACCGGCAACACATGACCAGCGGATCCTGAAGGGCCTGCCGAAGCGAAAGATCGCGTGCACGTGGGTGCCGTGGACGCATGGCCGGCTGGCGGCGGCGAGCGGGTACGGTGCCGGCATCACCTCGCCTGGGTGGTACCACCATCTGTTCACCGCACCCGATCAGATCACCGCGCGCTGGCTCTCCAAGGTCGCCCATGTGCTGCGCGCCGAGGACCTGCCGGTGTCGAGCGCACACGTCATCGAAGCAGTACGGCTGGCGGACACGTTGGCGGCGTTGCGGGAACGTCCGCTCGCCGGGTTGAGCGAGGTCACCGAGGCCACGCGGGCCGTCCTCTGCGGCGGGAACGACGTACTGCTGGATCTGGTGACGCGAGAAGCGGTCGTCGGTGAGCTGCTCGGGTCGGTGCCGGGCGAGACGCCGCAGGCGCCGGTCGCGGCGGATCTGGCGGCGCATGCGCGGCGGTTGCGACTGCGGCGGGACGCGGCCGAGCGGGTGATCGAGCTCGACCTGCGTAAGCCGAACGACCTGGAGAAGTCGAGGCTCCTGCACAGGCTGCGGATCCTCGGGGTGCACTGGGGCGTGCCGGCCGTGGACGAACGGCGGGCGCAGGGCACGTTCCGGGAGATGTGGCGGCTCGCTTGGGACCCTGGGCTGGAGGTCGAGCTGGTGGCCGCCGGCGCGCACGGTACGACGGTGCTCGGCGCGGCGACGACCGTGATGCTGAAGGCTGCGGACTCGTCGACGCTCGCGGATGTGACCGCTGCGCTGGAGCGGTCCTTGCTCGCCGACCTCGCGGACGCGTTGCCGCCTTTGCTGCGAGGCATCGACACCCGCGCCGCGGCCGACGCGGATGTGGGGCATCTGATGGCGGCGCTCCCGGCGTTGGCGCGAGCGTCGCGGTACGGCGACGTACGCGGGACAGATACGGCCGGGCTCGCGGCCGTCGCGGGGCGGATGGTGTCCCGGGTGTGCGCGGGGCTCGCGCGGACGGTGCACGGGCTGGATCCGGAGGCCGCGTCCGCCGTACAGGAGTTGATCGACGGGGTTCAGGACGCGACGGTGCTGCTGGCCGAGGGCGTGCGGGCGGAGTGGCTGAACACGTTGCAGGGACTGAGCGATCGGTCCTCGGTGCCGCCGTTGATCCGCGGGCGGTTGACGCGGCTGATGCTGGACACGTCACGGCTGCCGGATCACGAGGTGGAGTTGCGGCTCGGGCGTTCGCTGTCCCCGGGTACGCCGACGGCGGACGCGGCCGGGTACGTCGAGGGTTTCCTCGCCGGTGGTGGGTTGTTGCTCGTGCATGACGAGCGGCTGCTGGCGTTGGTGGACACGTGGTTGGGCGGGATCCCGGACGACGCATTCGTGGAGGTGCTGCCGCTGCTGCGGCGTACCTTCGGGACCTTCGCGGCGCCGGAGCGCCGGTCGATCGGGGCGCGGGCCCGGGTGCTCGCCGATCCCGGATCGCTCGTGGTTGCCGATGACAACGACCTGGACGCGGAGCTGGCCGCGACCGCGTTGCCGGTGGTCGCGCGGTTGCTGGGGGTCTCATGA
- a CDS encoding AAA family ATPase, with product MTTQVLRPHAEVEYAGELDALRTADDKPRPPAWQLSPSAVVTYLLGGKAGDTEISPKYVGPRRLIEVAVATLATDRALLLLGVPGTAKTWVSEHLAAAISGDSTLLVQGTAGTAEEAIRYGWNYAQLIAQGPSEAALVPSPVQRAMTEAKIARIEELTRMPSDVQDALITILSEKTLPIAELATEVQARKGFNVIATANDRDKGVNELSSALRRRFNTVVLPLPDSADDEVEIVSRRVAQLGSALELPQPDDALDEIRRVVTIFRELRSGRTEDGRTAVKSPSGTLSTAEAISVVTGGLALAAHFGDGVLRPTDVAGGILGAVIKDPSADRVVWSEYLETVVRERDDWAPFYRACREISG from the coding sequence ATGACAACCCAAGTACTGCGGCCGCACGCGGAAGTGGAGTACGCCGGCGAGCTGGACGCCCTCCGGACGGCCGACGACAAGCCGCGACCCCCGGCCTGGCAGCTGTCGCCGTCGGCCGTCGTCACCTACCTGCTCGGCGGGAAGGCCGGCGACACCGAGATCTCTCCGAAGTACGTCGGGCCGCGCCGGTTGATCGAGGTCGCCGTCGCCACCCTCGCGACGGATCGCGCGCTGCTGCTGCTCGGCGTACCGGGAACGGCCAAGACCTGGGTCAGCGAACACCTCGCGGCGGCGATCAGCGGCGACTCGACGCTGCTCGTGCAGGGCACCGCGGGCACCGCGGAGGAGGCGATCCGGTACGGCTGGAACTACGCCCAGTTGATTGCCCAGGGCCCCAGTGAGGCGGCGCTGGTGCCGAGCCCGGTGCAGCGCGCGATGACCGAGGCGAAGATCGCGCGGATCGAGGAGCTGACCCGGATGCCGTCCGACGTCCAGGACGCGCTGATCACGATCCTGTCCGAGAAGACGTTGCCGATCGCGGAGCTGGCGACCGAGGTCCAGGCCCGCAAGGGGTTCAACGTCATTGCCACTGCCAACGATCGCGACAAGGGCGTCAACGAGCTCTCCAGCGCGCTCCGTCGCCGGTTCAACACCGTCGTCCTGCCGCTGCCGGACTCCGCCGACGACGAGGTCGAGATCGTCTCCCGCCGGGTCGCGCAGCTCGGCTCGGCGCTGGAGCTCCCGCAGCCCGACGACGCCCTCGACGAGATCCGCCGGGTCGTGACGATCTTCCGGGAGCTGCGCTCCGGCCGCACCGAGGACGGCCGGACGGCGGTCAAGTCGCCGTCGGGCACGCTGTCCACCGCGGAGGCGATCAGCGTGGTGACCGGCGGGCTCGCGCTCGCGGCGCACTTCGGCGACGGCGTCCTGCGGCCGACGGACGTGGCGGGCGGCATCCTCGGCGCGGTGATCAAGGACCCGTCGGCGGACCGCGTGGTCTGGTCGGAGTACCTCGAGACCGTGGTCCGGGAGCGCGACGACTGGGCGCCGTTCTACCGGGCCTGTCGAGAGATCTCCGGATGA
- a CDS encoding TIGR03564 family F420-dependent LLM class oxidoreductase, whose amino-acid sequence MRIGLWIEEEGRSIDELGAAAKAAEDAGVDRIWFSQRNGWDALTLIAGVAPYTSTIGYAVGVVPVYPRHPLALAAQALSVQALIGNRLTLGVGSSHPHVVEGMLGLSMDRPAAYMREYIEALGPLLAGDATDYAGERLTARGQLSIAGAETPELVLAALGPRMLAIAGELTAGTTTSWAGPEVIEQFIRPTMDRAAAAAGRPRPQVVAGNCVALTDDPDGTRSWIRSRFGAAGDMPAYRAVLDRGGKAGPEETAVLGDEKAVAEELRRFADAGTTEFLFCPVGTEVEQQRTIRFALDYAASS is encoded by the coding sequence ATGAGGATCGGACTGTGGATCGAAGAAGAAGGCAGGAGCATCGACGAGCTCGGCGCCGCCGCGAAGGCCGCCGAGGACGCGGGCGTCGACCGGATCTGGTTCAGCCAGCGCAACGGCTGGGACGCGCTGACGCTGATCGCGGGCGTCGCGCCGTACACCTCGACGATCGGGTACGCCGTCGGCGTCGTGCCGGTGTATCCGCGGCATCCGCTCGCGCTCGCCGCACAGGCGCTCAGCGTGCAGGCGCTGATCGGCAACCGGCTGACGCTCGGTGTCGGCTCCAGCCACCCGCATGTGGTCGAGGGCATGCTCGGTCTGTCGATGGACCGGCCGGCGGCGTACATGCGCGAGTACATCGAGGCCCTCGGTCCGCTGCTCGCCGGTGATGCCACCGACTACGCCGGTGAGCGGCTGACCGCCCGCGGGCAGCTCAGCATCGCCGGAGCCGAGACGCCCGAACTCGTCCTGGCAGCGCTCGGTCCGCGGATGCTCGCGATCGCCGGTGAACTGACCGCCGGCACGACGACGAGCTGGGCGGGACCCGAGGTGATCGAGCAGTTCATCCGGCCGACGATGGACCGGGCAGCCGCGGCGGCGGGCCGCCCTCGGCCACAAGTTGTCGCGGGCAACTGTGTGGCGCTGACCGACGACCCGGACGGCACGCGGTCCTGGATCCGGTCTCGGTTCGGCGCCGCCGGTGACATGCCGGCGTACCGGGCCGTGCTCGACCGCGGCGGCAAGGCCGGGCCGGAGGAAACCGCAGTACTCGGCGACGAGAAAGCGGTTGCCGAGGAGCTGCGACGCTTCGCGGACGCCGGTACGACAGAGTTCCTGTTCTGCCCGGTCGGGACCGAGGTGGAGCAGCAGCGGACGATCCGCTTCGCCCTGGACTACGCGGCGTCGAGTTAG
- a CDS encoding MFS transporter, with product MSATQTPPATPAGTTPQRYRSRYAADDPEPARSGRPPSGPPPSGSPESGPPSGRPPAAGGDPELSHREILEILAGLLAALFTAVLSSTIVSNALPTIIADLDGTQTQYTWVVTASLLAMTVSTPVWGKLSDLISKKLLVQLAIILFVVGSVLAGAAHNVPFLIGARVVQGLAMGGLMALAQAIVGAAIPPRDRGRYSGYMGAVMALATVSGPLVGGVIVDTSWLGWRWCFYVCVPLAVLSLIVLQRYLHLPVLRREVKLDYLGALLIAGTASLPLIWVSFAGEHFPWWSWQTGAYLGGTAVLAILAVLVEVRAAEPLVPLDVVRERTTALAILASLAVGMGMFGSAVFLGQYFQVARGYSATEAGLLTIPMMFGSFLGSVGSGQLITRFGKWKRYLVIGGLFLTAGLGLLGTIDHTSPYWFVGLGMLLMGIGMGMMMQNLVLAVQNTVDVSEVGAASATVTFFRSLGGAVGVSVLGAILATRVTDLITEHLRELGPGAAGAAQGGSGSVLDVNSLPGPVQEVVRHAYGDATGRIFVIAAGAAVVSLLAVLFIREVPLRRTVAMSAAEDEGDGTAERAVPDDPAERAAVVALDVITAAERTAREREREAGERVQAAANTIRQMRTDVADLFTRVDQQIAALEKTLPDANIPQPAAAILDAQRPAGELVDELRRYELSVLSASQRTADHLRTTARAEADELRTAARAEADQLLAEARAEEQELRARITELEAVEQRLLTTVRDNLATTPPPPAAPTPTPTPTTDNGYPETRQPFG from the coding sequence ATGTCTGCCACCCAGACCCCGCCGGCCACCCCGGCCGGCACCACCCCGCAGCGGTACCGCTCCAGGTACGCCGCCGACGACCCGGAGCCCGCACGGTCCGGCCGGCCGCCGTCGGGTCCGCCACCATCCGGTTCGCCAGAATCCGGCCCGCCGTCCGGACGACCGCCGGCCGCGGGTGGTGACCCGGAGCTGTCGCACCGCGAGATCCTGGAGATCCTCGCCGGGCTGCTCGCGGCGCTGTTCACCGCGGTGCTGAGCTCGACGATCGTCAGCAACGCGCTGCCCACGATCATCGCGGACCTCGACGGCACGCAGACGCAGTACACCTGGGTGGTCACCGCCAGCCTGCTCGCGATGACCGTTTCCACGCCGGTGTGGGGCAAGCTGTCCGACCTGATCAGCAAGAAGCTGCTCGTGCAGCTCGCGATCATCCTGTTCGTCGTCGGCTCGGTGCTGGCCGGTGCGGCGCACAACGTGCCGTTCCTGATCGGCGCGCGCGTCGTACAGGGCCTCGCGATGGGCGGGCTGATGGCACTCGCGCAGGCGATCGTCGGCGCCGCGATCCCGCCCCGCGACCGCGGCCGGTACTCGGGCTACATGGGCGCCGTGATGGCCCTCGCGACCGTGAGCGGTCCGCTGGTCGGCGGCGTCATCGTCGACACGTCCTGGCTCGGCTGGCGCTGGTGCTTCTACGTCTGCGTGCCGCTCGCCGTACTGTCGCTGATCGTCCTGCAGCGATACCTGCACCTGCCGGTGCTGAGGCGCGAGGTCAAGCTCGATTACCTCGGCGCGCTGCTGATCGCGGGCACGGCCAGCCTGCCGCTGATCTGGGTGTCGTTCGCGGGCGAACACTTCCCGTGGTGGTCGTGGCAGACCGGTGCGTACCTGGGCGGTACGGCGGTGCTCGCGATCCTGGCGGTGCTGGTCGAGGTGCGCGCCGCCGAGCCGCTCGTGCCGCTGGACGTCGTACGGGAGCGGACGACCGCGCTGGCGATCCTCGCGAGCCTGGCGGTCGGGATGGGGATGTTCGGCAGCGCGGTGTTCCTCGGGCAGTACTTCCAGGTGGCGCGCGGCTACAGCGCGACCGAGGCGGGGCTGCTGACGATCCCGATGATGTTCGGCTCGTTCCTCGGGTCGGTGGGGTCCGGGCAGCTGATCACCCGGTTCGGGAAGTGGAAGCGGTACCTCGTGATCGGCGGGCTGTTCCTGACTGCGGGGCTCGGGTTGCTCGGGACCATCGACCACACGTCGCCGTACTGGTTCGTCGGCCTCGGGATGCTGCTGATGGGCATCGGGATGGGCATGATGATGCAGAACCTGGTACTCGCGGTGCAGAACACCGTCGACGTCAGCGAGGTCGGTGCCGCGAGCGCGACGGTCACGTTCTTCCGCAGCCTCGGCGGCGCGGTCGGGGTCTCGGTGCTGGGCGCGATCCTGGCGACGCGGGTGACCGACCTGATCACCGAGCACCTCCGCGAGCTGGGGCCGGGCGCGGCCGGGGCGGCGCAGGGCGGGTCGGGAAGCGTTCTCGACGTGAACTCGCTGCCGGGGCCGGTGCAGGAGGTCGTGCGGCACGCGTACGGCGACGCGACCGGGCGGATCTTCGTGATCGCCGCGGGTGCCGCTGTGGTGAGCCTGCTGGCGGTGTTGTTCATCCGCGAGGTCCCGTTGCGTCGTACGGTCGCGATGTCCGCCGCCGAGGACGAAGGGGACGGTACGGCGGAGCGGGCCGTGCCCGACGATCCGGCCGAGCGGGCCGCGGTGGTGGCGCTGGACGTGATCACGGCGGCGGAGCGTACGGCGCGCGAACGGGAACGCGAGGCCGGCGAACGGGTGCAGGCGGCCGCGAACACGATCCGGCAGATGCGGACCGACGTCGCGGACCTGTTCACCCGCGTCGACCAGCAGATCGCGGCCCTCGAGAAGACCCTCCCCGACGCGAACATCCCACAACCCGCGGCCGCCATCCTCGACGCCCAACGCCCCGCCGGCGAACTAGTGGACGAACTCCGCCGCTACGAACTCAGCGTCCTCAGCGCCAGCCAACGCACCGCCGACCACCTCCGCACCACGGCCCGCGCGGAGGCGGACGAGCTCCGTACGGCGGCCCGCGCCGAGGCCGACCAGTTGCTCGCCGAGGCCCGCGCCGAGGAACAGGAACTCCGCGCCCGCATCACCGAACTCGAAGCAGTCGAACAACGCCTCCTCACCACCGTCCGCGACAACCTCGCCACCACCCCACCCCCACCAGCAGCACCCACCCCAACCCCAACCCCAACAACCGACAACGGCTACCCCGAGACCCGTCAACCCTTCGGCTGA
- a CDS encoding LysR family transcriptional regulator, whose amino-acid sequence MELRQLRYFVTVAEELHFGRAAERLNIVQPAVSQQVARLERELGLRLLDRSSRHVRLTGDGERMLREARAVLAAADRAGEVAAELASGRSGVLRIGTVPGLRDRLERGLAALRSGTPDLDIRIASGSDHLAALRAGELDIAFVRGQVAAADLRVVELWRDPLSVLVPSAYRADDGVKLIDLAALPLRLPADPWLRDELTATCRAAGFEPVLGRPADDLEATIVEMASGAPAWTVVYGTACGAAEGALWMGPFAPALSAPGQLVVADDRCLDELVAAFG is encoded by the coding sequence ATGGAGCTGCGGCAGCTGCGGTACTTCGTCACCGTCGCCGAGGAGCTGCACTTCGGCCGCGCCGCCGAGCGGCTCAACATCGTGCAGCCGGCGGTCAGTCAGCAGGTCGCCCGCCTCGAACGCGAGCTCGGCCTGCGGCTCCTCGACCGCTCCTCGCGCCACGTCCGGCTGACCGGCGACGGCGAACGCATGCTGCGCGAGGCGCGGGCCGTCCTCGCCGCGGCGGATCGCGCGGGCGAGGTCGCGGCTGAGCTCGCGTCCGGGCGTTCCGGCGTACTGCGGATCGGAACAGTGCCCGGGCTCCGGGATCGGCTGGAACGCGGGCTCGCCGCGCTGCGGTCCGGCACCCCGGACCTCGACATCCGCATCGCTTCCGGCAGCGACCACCTCGCGGCGCTCAGGGCCGGTGAGCTGGACATCGCGTTCGTCCGCGGGCAGGTCGCCGCGGCCGATCTGCGGGTCGTCGAGCTGTGGCGGGATCCGCTGTCCGTGCTGGTGCCGTCGGCGTACCGGGCCGACGACGGCGTGAAGCTGATCGACCTGGCCGCGCTACCGCTGCGGTTGCCGGCCGATCCGTGGCTGCGCGACGAGTTGACCGCCACATGCCGGGCGGCGGGATTCGAGCCGGTGCTCGGCCGGCCCGCCGACGATCTCGAGGCGACGATCGTGGAGATGGCGTCCGGTGCGCCGGCCTGGACAGTCGTCTACGGCACCGCGTGCGGGGCGGCCGAGGGCGCGCTGTGGATGGGGCCGTTCGCGCCCGCGCTGAGTGCACCGGGTCAGTTGGTGGTCGCGGACGACCGCTGTCTCGACGAGCTGGTCGCCGCGTTCGGGTGA